The Humulus lupulus chromosome 4, drHumLupu1.1, whole genome shotgun sequence genome has a window encoding:
- the LOC133831227 gene encoding vacuolar protein-sorting-associated protein 37 homolog 1 — MFRFWGSQEQQSQPHQQDSSTQSWYPPSVSSPSSSRPETPRTMSSSSFSSQRPTDRPQSPAHVSPAEAAGIIAVLKDKSVDELRKLLSDKDAYHQFLLSLDQVKIQNNLRDELRKETLQLARENLEKEPRIMELRNQCRIIRTTELATAQEKLNELERQKEETLKLCSPASLFQRLKEAMNKVDEESETLHEQLLEKEIDIGAFVQKYKKLRTTYHKRALIHLSARTNTVS, encoded by the exons CCTGGTATCCTCCATCTGTTAGCTCCCCGAGTTCATCTCGCCCTGAAACACCTAGGACCATGTCTTCCAGCAGCTTCAGTTCACAAAGGCCTACTGACAGGCCACAGTCTCCGGCACATGTTTCACCTGCTGAAGCAGCAGGTATAATTGCTGTCCTGAAGGATAAAAG TGTTGATGAGTTGCGGAAGCTTTTGTCTGACAAGGATGCATACCATCAGTTCCTGTTGTCCCTGGATCAGGTTAAAATTCAAAACAAT CTACGAGATGAACTCCGGAAAGAAACTCTGCAGTTAGCAA GAGAAAACTTGGAAAAGGAGCCACGTATTATGGAGCTCAGAAACCAG TGCAGAATTATCAGAACCACCGAACTGGCTACTGCTCAGGAGAAATTAAATGAACTAGAGAGGCAAAAGGAAGAAACGTTAAAGCTCTGTTCTCCTGCTTCCCTCTTTCAAAGGCTTAAAG AAGCGATGAACAAGGTGGACGAAGAATCTGAAACGCTGCACGAGCAGCTCCTTGAAAAGGAGATTGATATTGGAGCTTTTGTGCAGAAATACAAAAAGCTCCGCACTACCTATCACAAAAGAGCACTCATTCACCTTTCAGCTAGAACAAATACAGTTAGTTAA
- the LOC133831228 gene encoding uncharacterized protein LOC133831228, whose translation MDSTVFVPVLYDGVWAVEGFNWVFNSPTSKTLMFDIDTTLEKLREVLYEELDVDPLVYELKLEVCYMYMKGTKFPPGVLVKDSQLRVFFSRKAKMSVDNLLPLFVTKAKKNVNLEPTRSVTPRSVVGTFVPETN comes from the coding sequence ATTCAACTGTATTTGTGCCTGTATTGTATGATGGTGTTTGGGCTGTCGAGGGTTTCAACTGGGTATTCAATTCCCCAACAAGTAAGACGTTGATGTTTGACATTGACACTACTCTGGAAAAGTTGCGTGAAGTTTTGTATGAAGAGTTGGATGTGGATCCTTTGGTGTATGAACTGAAATTAGAAGTCTGTTACATGTACATGAAAGGCACCAAGTTTCCGCCGGGGGTTTTAGTGAAAGATAGTCAACTGCGAGTGTTTTTTAGTAGGAAGGCAAAGATGAGTGTGGACAACTTGCTGCCACTATTTGTGACTAAGGCGAAGAAGAATGTGAATTTGGAGCCTACTCGAAGTGTAACCCCTCGAAGTGTGGTAGGGACCTTTGTCCCAGAAACTAATTAG